Proteins from a genomic interval of Clostridium sp. 'deep sea':
- the lpdA gene encoding dihydrolipoyl dehydrogenase, with the protein MVDIKLNKLPNNVNEAKVIRVHKHKGDTVKKGDLLFELEGKKANTPIKSDFNGKVEKVMVSEGDVAKVNAVLAVISKDQNKSDTNENKIVDIKLNNIPNNAPDAKIVRVRKKAGDTVKAGDVLFDIEGKKGSSPIKAQFSGVLQEILIEEAVTAKKGEKLATLRVSNNQPEKSAPKINIGGYNILIKPKKQQDIESDIAIIGGGPGGYVAALHAAKLGAKVVLVEMDKVGGTCLNRGCIPTKALVRSAEVLNNLKEAEEFGCFAENINFDMKKVLTRKNNIVNKLVTGIHYLLQKKKVTLVTGVGTIKDAKTIIVKNGNSETIIKAKHIIISTGSKTAELPVPCAKRGNLIFSEQALELTDLPQKMTIIGGGVIGMEFAFIFKSFGVDVTVIEYMDNVLSVLDDDICKEITTSAKEKGINIFTGSKVEEIIKSEDTGCIVKFVKDDEYKFISADKVLISVGRKPYIDGLGINKLGIELNDKKRGIKVNEKMQTNVDNIYAIGDVTNKLQLAHVASHQGIVAVNNIMGVSSTMDYGSVPSAIFTMPEIAVVGVSEKTAAASKIEIEVGKFPFNANGKALTLGEARGFVKIIKEKSTGKIIGSAIIGPHATDLIAELTLAIKNGLTAKQITETIHAHPTTAEAVHEAALAVEGGALHFAQ; encoded by the coding sequence ATGGTTGACATTAAACTAAATAAGTTACCCAATAATGTTAATGAAGCAAAGGTTATTAGGGTACACAAACATAAAGGTGATACTGTTAAGAAAGGCGACTTGCTTTTTGAATTAGAAGGAAAAAAAGCAAATACACCAATTAAGTCTGATTTTAATGGTAAAGTTGAAAAAGTGATGGTTAGTGAAGGGGATGTTGCTAAAGTTAATGCTGTTTTAGCAGTTATCTCTAAAGACCAAAATAAAAGTGATACTAATGAAAATAAAATAGTTGATATTAAGCTTAATAATATACCTAACAATGCCCCAGATGCTAAAATTGTTAGGGTTCGTAAAAAAGCTGGAGATACTGTTAAAGCAGGCGATGTACTATTTGATATAGAAGGAAAAAAAGGTAGCTCTCCTATCAAGGCACAATTTAGTGGTGTTTTGCAAGAGATATTAATTGAAGAAGCAGTGACTGCTAAAAAAGGTGAAAAACTAGCTACTTTAAGGGTTAGCAATAATCAGCCAGAGAAAAGTGCCCCAAAAATAAATATAGGTGGATATAACATATTAATTAAACCTAAGAAACAGCAAGATATTGAAAGCGATATCGCTATTATTGGTGGAGGCCCTGGAGGTTATGTGGCAGCCCTTCATGCTGCTAAATTAGGTGCCAAAGTAGTTTTGGTAGAAATGGATAAGGTTGGTGGAACATGTTTAAACAGAGGCTGTATTCCAACCAAAGCTTTAGTTCGTTCTGCGGAAGTATTAAATAACTTAAAAGAGGCAGAAGAGTTTGGCTGTTTTGCAGAAAATATTAACTTTGATATGAAAAAAGTCCTAACAAGAAAAAATAATATTGTAAATAAATTGGTGACTGGTATTCATTATTTATTACAGAAGAAAAAGGTAACTTTAGTAACTGGTGTGGGTACTATTAAGGATGCTAAAACTATAATCGTTAAAAATGGTAATTCCGAAACTATTATTAAAGCTAAACATATTATCATTTCCACTGGATCTAAAACAGCTGAACTTCCTGTGCCTTGTGCCAAAAGAGGTAATTTAATATTTAGTGAACAGGCATTAGAGCTAACAGACTTACCTCAAAAAATGACAATAATTGGTGGCGGCGTAATTGGCATGGAGTTTGCCTTTATCTTTAAGAGTTTTGGGGTAGATGTTACTGTTATTGAATATATGGACAATGTATTGTCTGTATTAGATGATGATATTTGCAAAGAAATAACTACTAGTGCCAAAGAAAAAGGTATTAATATTTTTACGGGTTCTAAAGTTGAGGAAATTATTAAAAGTGAAGATACTGGGTGTATTGTAAAGTTTGTTAAAGACGATGAATATAAATTTATTTCAGCCGATAAAGTGTTGATCTCTGTTGGCAGAAAGCCTTATATAGATGGTTTAGGCATAAATAAATTAGGAATAGAATTAAATGATAAAAAGCGTGGCATTAAGGTAAATGAAAAAATGCAAACTAATGTTGATAATATTTATGCTATTGGAGATGTAACCAATAAGCTTCAGCTAGCACATGTTGCCTCACATCAAGGAATTGTAGCAGTAAATAATATTATGGGTGTTAGCTCAACTATGGATTATGGCAGTGTACCTAGTGCAATCTTTACAATGCCTGAAATTGCTGTAGTTGGGGTAAGTGAAAAAACAGCAGCAGCAAGTAAAATAGAAATAGAAGTAGGAAAGTTTCCTTTTAATGCAAACGGTAAGGCCTTAACTTTAGGTGAAGCTAGAGGTTTTGTGAAAATAATTAAAGAAAAGTCTACAGGTAAAATTATTGGTAGCGCAATAATAGGTCCACATGCCACAGATTTAATTGCAGAGTTAACATTAGCTATAAAAAATGGATTAACAGCTAAACAAATTACAGAAACCATTCATGCGCACCCTACCACAGCCGAGGCAGTACATGAAGCCGCATTAGCTGTAGAGGGTGGTGCTCTACACTTTGCACAATAG
- the alr gene encoding alanine racemase has protein sequence MITPEVSNSIIYVDLKKVKSNIDKIRAHIGPNVELMVTSKSFGYGHGLVEPCVYMYKECGVKKFATAALSEALELRAAGINCFIMTFGGVRNTAVKALVENDIVATIYDKKLTSLIANESVRQNKVTKCHIKVDTGMRRIGVHVGEELQEFIDYVKTLPGIEIEGALTQLASPDEASNEFNYKQVKEFNLAVEQMRANGLTLKYLHMANSGATVRVPETHYNLVRPAALIWGYDTSPGEYNRLALEPAVSWKAFVTNVRDVEKGGSASYSKFFQPKKRSKVAVMSFGLGCGYLKQIITKNAEKNPCVIINGKKCPIVAINMDQSFADITNVENVNIGDEVWLMGKQGEQEITVMDIAQKCGVSVSHILGTMTSTRPCRVYLK, from the coding sequence ATGATAACACCAGAAGTTAGTAACTCCATTATTTATGTTGACCTTAAAAAGGTAAAAAGCAATATTGATAAAATTAGGGCACATATTGGGCCAAATGTAGAGTTAATGGTTACCTCAAAATCATTTGGTTATGGTCATGGTTTGGTTGAACCTTGTGTTTATATGTATAAAGAGTGTGGTGTTAAAAAGTTTGCTACAGCGGCACTTTCTGAGGCCTTAGAGTTACGGGCAGCTGGCATAAACTGTTTTATTATGACATTCGGAGGGGTTCGTAATACTGCTGTAAAAGCTTTAGTTGAAAATGATATTGTTGCCACTATTTATGATAAAAAACTTACATCTTTAATAGCTAATGAATCTGTTAGGCAAAACAAAGTTACAAAATGCCATATAAAAGTAGATACAGGAATGCGACGCATTGGAGTACATGTTGGAGAAGAGTTACAAGAGTTTATTGATTATGTAAAAACCTTGCCAGGTATTGAAATAGAAGGTGCCTTAACTCAGCTAGCTTCTCCCGATGAAGCAAGTAATGAGTTTAATTATAAGCAGGTTAAAGAGTTTAACTTAGCTGTTGAGCAAATGCGGGCAAATGGTTTAACTCTTAAGTATTTACATATGGCTAATTCGGGTGCAACAGTGAGAGTTCCGGAAACCCATTATAACCTTGTAAGACCTGCCGCTCTCATTTGGGGTTATGATACTTCTCCTGGTGAATATAATCGCCTTGCTTTAGAGCCGGCTGTTTCCTGGAAGGCCTTTGTTACAAACGTAAGAGATGTTGAAAAGGGTGGCTCAGCAAGTTATTCTAAGTTCTTTCAGCCTAAAAAACGTTCAAAGGTAGCTGTAATGAGTTTTGGTTTAGGATGTGGTTATCTTAAGCAAATAATTACTAAAAATGCTGAGAAAAATCCCTGTGTTATTATTAATGGAAAGAAGTGCCCCATTGTGGCCATAAATATGGATCAATCTTTTGCTGATATAACAAATGTTGAAAATGTTAATATTGGTGATGAGGTTTGGTTAATGGGTAAGCAAGGTGAGCAAGAGATTACTGTAATGGATATAGCTCAAAAATGTGGTGTATCAGTGAGTCATATTTTAGGAACAATGACCTCTACTAGACCTTGTCGAGTTTACTTAAAATAA
- a CDS encoding ATP-dependent DNA ligase codes for MIIKPMEPIRTTKIPEGENWAHEIKFDGIRGLLFYENDLFKLYTKRGKQILHQFPEIKGFKSIFKGNKATIDGELTVWSENKHSFHDVLVKFKSSQQYKIKANINRLPLTYVMFDILQFNGDDLTSKPYIERKKILKQNTTQNNTFIYSDYFVDGHVLYNKVKELGYEGIVSKEKHSTYMVGKKHSDWYKIKVKKKLLAVIGGLHIEANKIKSLLLGFYRNNIFLYIGKASIGLSQKDLSLLKQNLSQLKSDNNPFINLSDSKNIQFTKPLLTCWVEYLEWTNSGSLRHPQIIGFSDLAAINANGVEYTL; via the coding sequence GTGATTATTAAGCCTATGGAGCCTATAAGAACTACAAAAATACCTGAGGGAGAAAATTGGGCTCATGAAATTAAGTTTGATGGCATTAGGGGTTTGCTGTTTTATGAAAATGATTTATTTAAACTTTACACTAAAAGAGGTAAACAAATATTACACCAATTTCCCGAGATAAAAGGCTTCAAAAGTATTTTTAAGGGTAATAAGGCCACTATTGATGGGGAGCTCACTGTATGGTCAGAAAATAAACACTCATTTCATGACGTACTTGTTAAGTTTAAAAGTAGTCAGCAGTATAAAATAAAAGCTAATATAAACAGGCTACCATTAACCTATGTCATGTTTGATATTTTGCAGTTTAATGGAGATGATCTTACTAGTAAACCGTATATAGAGCGCAAAAAAATATTAAAGCAAAATACAACTCAAAATAATACGTTTATTTATAGTGATTATTTTGTAGATGGACATGTATTATATAACAAGGTAAAAGAGCTTGGTTATGAGGGTATTGTTTCTAAAGAAAAACATAGTACTTATATGGTAGGTAAAAAACATAGTGATTGGTACAAGATTAAGGTTAAAAAAAAGCTATTGGCTGTAATTGGTGGTCTGCATATAGAGGCTAATAAGATTAAGTCTTTATTATTAGGGTTTTACAGAAATAATATATTTTTATATATAGGTAAAGCCTCAATTGGTTTATCTCAAAAAGATTTAAGTTTATTAAAGCAAAACCTAAGTCAACTTAAAAGCGATAATAACCCTTTTATTAATTTAAGTGATAGTAAAAATATTCAATTTACCAAGCCTCTATTAACTTGTTGGGTAGAGTATTTAGAGTGGACCAATAGCGGGAGCCTAAGGCACCCCCAAATTATTGGTTTTAGTGATTTAGCTGCAATAAATGCAAATGGGGTGGAGTATACTCTATGA
- the ligD gene encoding non-homologous end-joining DNA ligase codes for MNNFKISNPNKLLWPKLGIKKIDYLNLMYELSPYILKYAQNRKLTVIRYPDGVAKKSFYQKNLPDYAPSWVEQSLNSADILLWMANQAALEFHTCFNTLNNANNPTSLVFDLDPSKNQTFEQVMEVALLIYETLTKLNIKSYVKTSGSTGLQIYIPVGCKYSYENARKINEFFAKYFAQSYPTKISIERLIKNRGNKLYFDYLQMWKGKTIITPYSTRAVENARIATPITWQELKQGIDINDFNFFSIKERLAKKGDLFSNMENDVQDLDFILKKL; via the coding sequence ATGAATAATTTTAAAATAAGTAACCCTAATAAGCTGTTATGGCCTAAGTTAGGTATTAAAAAAATAGATTATCTTAATTTAATGTATGAGCTGTCTCCTTATATTTTAAAATACGCTCAAAATCGCAAATTAACAGTTATACGGTATCCCGATGGAGTAGCTAAAAAGAGTTTTTATCAAAAAAATTTGCCAGATTATGCCCCTAGTTGGGTAGAGCAAAGTTTAAATAGTGCAGATATTTTATTATGGATGGCAAACCAAGCCGCTTTAGAGTTTCATACTTGTTTTAATACCTTAAATAATGCTAATAACCCCACTAGTTTAGTGTTTGATTTAGACCCTTCTAAAAATCAAACTTTTGAGCAGGTTATGGAGGTTGCTTTATTAATTTATGAAACCCTAACAAAATTAAACATAAAAAGTTATGTTAAAACCTCTGGCTCAACAGGTTTACAAATTTATATACCAGTTGGTTGTAAATATAGCTATGAAAATGCTCGTAAAATAAATGAGTTTTTTGCTAAGTATTTTGCGCAAAGTTATCCTACTAAAATATCTATAGAGCGATTAATAAAAAACAGGGGTAATAAGCTCTATTTTGATTATTTGCAAATGTGGAAAGGTAAAACCATTATCACCCCTTACTCTACTAGAGCAGTTGAAAATGCCCGTATTGCTACCCCTATTACATGGCAGGAGTTAAAGCAGGGCATAGATATTAATGATTTTAATTTTTTTAGCATAAAAGAAAGGCTTGCAAAAAAAGGAGATTTATTTAGCAATATGGAGAATGATGTTCAAGACTTAGACTTTATATTAAAAAAGCTTTAG
- a CDS encoding carboxymuconolactone decarboxylase family protein: MAKNPRTMLNDFVGGLQEVGNTNGEQVNAFMNLLGAAYAPGAMDVKTKELISVAIGAFSRCEYCIVYHVFKALEAGATPEEIMEAAMVAVAFGGGPSMAYTVTLLKDSIAEFAPDFQ; encoded by the coding sequence ATGGCTAAAAATCCAAGAACAATGTTGAATGATTTTGTTGGAGGTTTACAAGAAGTAGGTAATACCAATGGTGAACAGGTAAATGCCTTTATGAATTTATTGGGTGCAGCATATGCCCCAGGCGCCATGGATGTTAAAACTAAAGAGCTTATAAGCGTAGCTATAGGAGCTTTTAGTCGTTGCGAATACTGCATAGTTTATCATGTATTTAAGGCTTTAGAGGCAGGAGCAACACCTGAAGAAATTATGGAAGCAGCAATGGTAGCTGTTGCATTTGGTGGTGGCCCTTCTATGGCATACACTGTAACATTACTTAAAGATTCTATTGCTGAATTTGCCCCTGATTTTCAGTAA